A window of the Streptomyces finlayi genome harbors these coding sequences:
- a CDS encoding DNA-3-methyladenine glycosylase: MNADFLAHPAEEVAPKLLGSVLTCKAPEGAVSIAITETEAYSGTADPASHAYRGRTARNATMFGPAGHLYVYRSHGLHWCANVVTGTDGIASGVLIRAGRVVEGEDLARERRGERVESPRLARGPGNLGQALGITAEHNGADLLAGTSVMLSQGEPVPAALIRVGPRVGVSRAHDWQHRFYLAADPTVSAYRLSPRAQPSAGA, encoded by the coding sequence GTGAACGCTGACTTCCTCGCCCACCCTGCCGAAGAGGTCGCCCCCAAGCTGCTCGGGAGCGTCCTCACCTGCAAGGCCCCCGAGGGGGCCGTGAGCATCGCCATCACGGAGACCGAGGCGTACTCCGGTACGGCTGACCCAGCCTCCCACGCCTACCGGGGCCGTACCGCCCGCAACGCCACCATGTTCGGTCCCGCAGGACACCTCTACGTCTACCGCTCCCACGGTCTCCACTGGTGCGCCAACGTCGTCACCGGGACGGACGGCATCGCCTCGGGTGTCCTCATCCGAGCAGGCAGGGTCGTCGAGGGGGAAGACCTGGCACGCGAGCGGCGAGGGGAGCGGGTCGAGAGTCCTCGTCTCGCCCGAGGCCCGGGGAACCTCGGCCAGGCGCTCGGCATCACGGCAGAACACAACGGCGCAGACCTCCTGGCAGGTACCTCGGTCATGTTGTCCCAGGGTGAGCCGGTACCTGCCGCGCTCATCCGGGTTGGTCCTCGGGTGGGGGTGAGCAGGGCCCACGACTGGCAGCACCGGTTCTACCTCGCCGCTGACCCGACGGTCTCGGCGTACCGACTGAGCCCGAGAGCCCAACCGTCCGCCGGAGCCTGA